From Phycodurus eques isolate BA_2022a chromosome 1, UOR_Pequ_1.1, whole genome shotgun sequence, one genomic window encodes:
- the zfp64 gene encoding zinc finger protein 64 isoform X3: MVTEGTSIEVVLEKTFQTCVLRGVKKILTKPQRTKKLKSALTSKRHSCCFSGCTFKTQYGQKDMERHLKTHTGEKPFECELCHKRFSRRDKLNMHSRSHTGEKPHKCKLCPYAAADSSSLKKHLRVHYDERPFKCQICPYASRNSSQLTVHLRSHTGDAPFQCQQCDAKFKINSDLKRHIRVHSGEKPYKCDLCEYRCAMKGNLKSHVQIKHGTENAFHCAHCEFTCANKMALRQHSRQHRPVQPIQCPKCTYSCASRGALKVHERIHSEERPFKCDSCSYASKQRSNLVIHKKRFHSDTPEKSGGKRAGVDSPKSDSSRYRAKLDAARAFSCGSCGASFVREDSLRSHKKQHRETQNPLQVQVTTPLPHVMSPHDSTQLEVPVQVDSLAPYNSTQLKIIVSSAESPNKMVLLNPEHQDIMVNSMIQQVNLLAPVQPPGLSQSTEATFVPQTVLLTPLHSADDTNSPLHQTLVHPAMAAQDSGVVPQTFVTTCTELEDLSALVQEGGAEVTVVTEGNAATVTSLSPTGPAQAAGEGGGQCLSM, from the exons GCTGCACCTTTAAGACACAGTATGGCCAAAAAGACATGGAGCGACATCTTAAAACCCACACTG GCGAGAAGCCGTTCGAGTGCGAGCTCTGCCACAAGCGCTTCAGCCGACGGGACAAGCTCAACATGCATAGCCGCTCGCACACAGGCGAGAAGCCTCACAAGTGCAAACTGTGCCCGTATGCGGCGGCCGACAGCAGCAGCCTGAAGAAGCACCTGCGAGTCCACTACGACGAGCGGCCCTTCAAGTGCCAGATCTGTCCCTACGCCAGCCGTAACTCCAGCCAGCTCACCGTGCACCTCCGCTCACACACCG GAGATGCACCCTTCCAGTGTCAGCAGTGTGACGCAAAGTTCAAGATCAACTCCGACTTGAAGAGACACATTCGTGTCCACTCGGGGGAGAAGCCTTACAAGTGTGACCTGTGCGAGTACCGCTGCGCCATGAAAGGTAACCTCAAGTCTCACGTTCAGATCAAACACGGCACAGAGAACGCCTTCCACTGTGCCCATTGCGAGTTCACATGCGCCAACAAGATGGCGCTGCGGCAGCACTCGCGCCAGCACCGGCCTGTTCAGCCCATTCAGTGCCCAAAGTGCACATACTCCTGCGCCAGTCGCGGGGCACTCAAAGTCCACGAGAGGATCCACTCGGAGGAGCGTCCTTTTAAGTGTGACTCTTGCAGCTATGCCTCCAAGCAGCGCAGCAACCTGGTCATCCACAAGAAGAGGTTCCACTCAGACACGCCAGAGAAGAGCGGTGGGAAAAGGGCTGGCGTTGACTCCCCGAAATCTGACAGCTCTCGTTACCGGGCCAAGCTGGACGCCGCTCGAGCCTTCAGCTGCGGCTCGTGCGGCGCTTCGTTTGTGAGGGAAGACTCGCTGAGGAGTCACAAGAAGCAACACAGAGAGACCCAGAATCCACTGCAAGTCCAAGTGACCACCCCCCTTCCCCATGTAATGTCACCGCACGACAGCACCCAGTTGGAAGTCCCGGTCCAGGTTGACTCGTTGGCCCCTTACAATAGCACACAGCTCAAAATTATCGTATCTTCTGCAGAGAGCCCCAACAAAATGGTTCTGTTGAATCCCGAACACCAGGACATCATGGTGAACTCCATGATCCAGCAAGTCAATCTGCTGGCACCTGTGCAGCCACCCGGGTTGTCCCAAAGCACAGAGGCCACGTTTGTACCCCAGACGGTCCTCTTGACACCGCTCCACTCCGCTGACGACACCAACAGCCCTCTGCACCAGACGCTGGTCCACCCGGCAATGGCCGCTCAGGACTCTGGCGTCGTCCCTCAAACGTTTGTCACCACCTGCACCGAACTGGAGGACTTGAGCGCCTTGGTTCAAGAGGGCGGCGCAGAGGTGACAGTCGTGACGGAAGGGAATGCCGCCACAGTGACGTCGTTGAGTCCGACCGGACCGGCCCAGGCTGCGGGTGAGGGTGGAGGGCAGTGCCTGAGCATGTGA